The segment CGCAGAAAAATGATTTCCTGTCTTTTTCTTGTTTTTTAAACCCTCTTTACCATCACGCATGAATCGATCAATCCAACCATTAATCGTTCCTTTAGGTATTCCTGTTTCTTGTGATAGTTTCGCAGCACTTATATGTTCATCAATATGACGTGTAACGACTTTAATACGATCCTCATAAGTCCATTTATTAT is part of the Erysipelothrix piscisicarius genome and harbors:
- a CDS encoding helix-turn-helix domain-containing protein, which encodes MMGRPKGGLNNKWTYEDRIKVVTRHIDEHISAAKLSQETGIPKGTINGWIDRFMRDGKEGLKNKKKTGNHFSALHTSKSLTEIERLQLEILKRDIEIARLKKEYQVKGVGVNKEFVTLKDKNSK